The genomic window AATGGATCGGCCCAGGGATCGGTGAAGGCGGTGAAGCGCTCCAGCCGATAGGGTTCCGCCATCACCAGCGCGGTTCCGGCCAGCCCACCCACGCCCATCAGACCGAGGAAGATCAGCAGCGGCAGACCGGCGATGAACAGAATGCCGCCGAGCGTTGCCGCGAACACGGCAAGCGCCCCGAAATCCGGCTCCGCGAGGAGCAGTGCCCCCACAGCAACCATGATCAGCCCGACTGGCAGCATCGGTCGGACGGACTGACGCAGCGCCGGTCCGTGTCGCTCGATGAATGCGGCGAAATAGATCAGCAGGAATAACCGTGCAAATTCGGAGACCTGCACATTGATCGGGCCCAGCGGGATCCAGCGGGTCGCGCCGTTGACCTCATGACCCACGCCCGGGACGAGCACCAGAATCAGCAGGAAAAACGAGATTACCAGCAGCGGCGCAGACAGCGCCGCAAGCCACTCGAGGGGCAATCGCAGACAGATCGCGAATGCCACCGCCGCGGCCACCCAGAAGGCCAGCTGGCGATACAGGAAATGCGTTGGGGTGCCGTGAGCCGCCTCGGCGATCGCCACCGAGGCTGAGGCCATCATCACCAGGCCCAGCGCGGCGAGCGCGATGATCGCGGCGAGCAACGGGCGATCGATGTCGATGCCGGTCATCTCGCGATGCCCCCGGATGGCGGCGAAAACCGGGGATAACACACGCTCAGCCATCGACCATCGCCTCCACCCGCTGGCGGAAGAAATCACCCCGTGCACGATAGTCGCGGAACTGATCGAGGCTCGCACAGGCTGGCGACAGCAGTACCGCATCACCGCGCTGGGACAGGCGTCGCGCGGCGGTCATCGCCGCGTCCAGATCACTGACGGTTTCCACAGGCAGGGTTCCATCGAGCGCATCGGCAATCACCCGGGCATCGCGCCCATACACGACGGCGCCACGGGCGACACCGTTGAGCGCATCGGCAAGTGGCTCGAATCGCTGCCCCTTCGCCGCCCCGCCGGCCAGCAACACCAATGGGACGTCCATCCCCCGCACTGCCGCAATGGCAGAGGCGACGTTGGTCGCCTTGGAGTCATTGACCCACAGCCGCCCACTGCGCCAGCCCAGTGATTCCGTGCGGTGCGCCAGCGGCCGGAAGCGCCTGAGCGCCTCACACATGGCGGCTCGATCAAAACCGGCGGCGTCGCCGATCGCCAGCGCCGCCAGCGCATTCAGTGCGTTGTGGCGTCCCAGCAGGGCCAGCGCGTCGCGTCGCAGAACCGCCTCGCCGTTGCCGGTCAGCCACTCCTCGCCATCACGGCGTTCAAGCCGCCAGTCCGCCACGGTGTCGGGGTCGTTGGTGAACCGACTCAGCGTGGCCCCGGTTGGTGCCATCCCTCGAACCCAGGGATCATCCGCATTGATCACCGCGTGGTGAGCACCAATGAAAAGCCTTGCCTTGGCGGCCGCGTAATCCTCCATCGCGTCATAGCGATCAAGGTGGTCGGGACTGATATTGAGAACGGCGGCAACACGGGGCCGCAGCGAGCGGGTCGTCTCGAGCTGGAAACTGGAGAGCTCAACAACGAAGCATTCCGTATCGGGATGATGCTCGAGCAGCGTCAGTGCGGGCGGACCAAGATTACCGCCCGCGGCGATATTGACCCCCGCCTGTGCCGCCATCGCCGCTACCATCCGGGTCACAGTGGTTTTACCATTGGAGCCGGTGATCGCCACCACCGGTGCTGTCACGGCACGCGCGAACAGCTCGATCTCACCGATGATCGGCTGACCGCGCTGCCGCGCGGCAGCCAGCGCGGGGTGGCGTGGATCGACCCCCGGGCTCAGCACGATCTCCCCGGCTGACGCCAGCAGCCGGTCATCCAGATCACCACTGATCACCGGCACCGCCGGGAACCGAGCCTGCAGGTCATCGGCACGCGGTGGGTGCGCCCGGGTATCGAGGACGGCCACCCGTTCACCGGCCGCCGCCAGGTGACAGGCCGCCGCATGCCCTGATTCGCCGAGCCCGACGATCATCCGATCCCATTCCAGGCCGGTTTCCATGCGCGCTTCCCCCGTCATCGCAGCTTCAACGTCGCGAGGCCGATCAGCACCAGCACAACCGAGATGATCCAGAACCGCACGATCACACGGGGCTCGGGCCAGCCCTTGAGCTCGTAGTGATGGTGGAGCGGCGCCATGCGAAAGATCCGCCGACCCGTGCGCTTGAACCAGACCACCTGAAGCATCACCGACACGGTCTCGGCGACAAACACGCCGCCCATGATGAACAGCACGATCTCCTGGCGGACCACCATCGCGATCATCCCCAGCGCCGCCCCCATCGCCAGCGATCCGACATCGCCCATGAAGACCTGCGCGGGATAGGTGTTGAACCAGAGAAACGCCAGCCCGGCCCCGACCAGTGCGCCGACCAGCACCGTCAGCTCGCCGGCGCCGGCGACGTAGGGAATCGCCAGGTAGTCGGCGAAATTCACATTACCGCTGACATAGGCGAAGATCCCCAATGCCCCGCCCACCAGCACGGTCGGCATGATCGCCAGACCATCCAGTCCGTCGGTCAGATTGACCGCATTGGAGGCCCCGACCACCACCAGCCAGGTCAGCGGGATCAGCAGCGCCCCCAGCGGGATGGCGACCTCTTTGAAAAAGGGCAGGATCAGCGTTGTCTGCACAGGTGCGGCCGCGGTTGCGAACAGCACGACGCCAGCGATGATCGCGACGGCACTCTGCAACAGCAGCTTGCTTCGTGCCCGCAGCCCCTCGCTGCTCCCGCGGGTGAGCTTCAGCCAATCGTCGGTCCCGCCAATCGCACCGAACGCCAGCGTTGTGAGCAGCACCATCCACACGAAGCGATTGGTCAGATCTCCCCAGAGCAGGGTCGCCACTGCGATACCCACGAGCATGAGCGCGCCGCCCATCGTGGGCGTCCCCGCCTTGGAGTAATGACTGACCGGGCCCTCGCTGCGCACGTTCTGCCCCACCTGGTGGCGCTCGAGCCGGCGGATCAGCCAGGGCCCGACCAGCAGTCCGATACCCAACGCCGTTAACGCACCGAGAATGGCCCGAAGGGTCAGATACTGGAAAACATTAAAGGCGCTGTAGAAGCCCTGCAGCTGTTCGGCGAGCATCAGGAGCATGGCCGCCCCTCCCCCGGTCCGCCGGCGGTCAACGCCGCGGCGACCGCCTCCATCGCCGCTGAGCGTGATCCCTTGACCAGCACGCAGACCCCCGGCGCCGCCGCTGCCGTGACCGCATCGATCAGCGCGGCACGGCTCGCGAACCATTCACCGCCGGCGCCGAAACCCTCGACCGCGTGGGCGCTCAGTTCGCCGATGGCGAACAGGCGCTCCACTCCCAGTTCGCGGGCGGACTCGCCGGCCTGGCGATGGCGTCGTGACGCCTCATCGCCGAGCTCGGCCATATCACCAAGCACCAGCCAGACCGGCGCCGCAGTCGCGGTCAGCGTCTCGAGCGCCGCCGTCAGTGATGCCGGATTGGCGTTATAACTGTCATCCACCAGCTCAATGGCATGAACGCCGGCCCGCGGCTGCAATCGCCCAGTCATTGTGGAAACGGCGGCAAGCCCCGCCGCAATCGCCCCAGAGTCCGCACCCGCCGCACGGGCCGCGGCAGCGGCGGCGAGCGCATTGGCCCGGTTGTGCCGCCCCGGTAGCGGCAGCTCGACCGTGAGGGTGGTGTCGTCGAACCGGATATCGAGCCCGCCATCGTCCCGCTCGATGCCG from Spiribacter curvatus includes these protein-coding regions:
- the murD gene encoding UDP-N-acetylmuramoyl-L-alanine--D-glutamate ligase; the protein is MTGEARMETGLEWDRMIVGLGESGHAAACHLAAAGERVAVLDTRAHPPRADDLQARFPAVPVISGDLDDRLLASAGEIVLSPGVDPRHPALAAARQRGQPIIGEIELFARAVTAPVVAITGSNGKTTVTRMVAAMAAQAGVNIAAGGNLGPPALTLLEHHPDTECFVVELSSFQLETTRSLRPRVAAVLNISPDHLDRYDAMEDYAAAKARLFIGAHHAVINADDPWVRGMAPTGATLSRFTNDPDTVADWRLERRDGEEWLTGNGEAVLRRDALALLGRHNALNALAALAIGDAAGFDRAAMCEALRRFRPLAHRTESLGWRSGRLWVNDSKATNVASAIAAVRGMDVPLVLLAGGAAKGQRFEPLADALNGVARGAVVYGRDARVIADALDGTLPVETVSDLDAAMTAARRLSQRGDAVLLSPACASLDQFRDYRARGDFFRQRVEAMVDG
- the mraY gene encoding phospho-N-acetylmuramoyl-pentapeptide-transferase, which produces MLLMLAEQLQGFYSAFNVFQYLTLRAILGALTALGIGLLVGPWLIRRLERHQVGQNVRSEGPVSHYSKAGTPTMGGALMLVGIAVATLLWGDLTNRFVWMVLLTTLAFGAIGGTDDWLKLTRGSSEGLRARSKLLLQSAVAIIAGVVLFATAAAPVQTTLILPFFKEVAIPLGALLIPLTWLVVVGASNAVNLTDGLDGLAIMPTVLVGGALGIFAYVSGNVNFADYLAIPYVAGAGELTVLVGALVGAGLAFLWFNTYPAQVFMGDVGSLAMGAALGMIAMVVRQEIVLFIMGGVFVAETVSVMLQVVWFKRTGRRIFRMAPLHHHYELKGWPEPRVIVRFWIISVVLVLIGLATLKLR
- the ftsW gene encoding putative lipid II flippase FtsW; this translates as MAERVLSPVFAAIRGHREMTGIDIDRPLLAAIIALAALGLVMMASASVAIAEAAHGTPTHFLYRQLAFWVAAAVAFAICLRLPLEWLAALSAPLLVISFFLLILVLVPGVGHEVNGATRWIPLGPINVQVSEFARLFLLIYFAAFIERHGPALRQSVRPMLPVGLIMVAVGALLLAEPDFGALAVFAATLGGILFIAGLPLLIFLGLMGVGGLAGTALVMAEPYRLERFTAFTDPWADPFASGFQLTQSLIAVGRGEWFGVGLGNSVQKLFYLPEAHTDFLFAVLAEELGVVGMAVTIGLYAFIVWRACRIGAVSLRAGRHFGGLLAYGVGIAFGLQAFVNMGVNLGLLPTKGLTLPLMSYGGSSLLATALALGLLMRADLECRRAGRAASHRARRRSS